A window from Gossypium raimondii isolate GPD5lz chromosome 7, ASM2569854v1, whole genome shotgun sequence encodes these proteins:
- the LOC105790456 gene encoding photosystem I reaction center subunit XI, chloroplastic: MATTSSPLAGRLKSSFTSSLTGKLVVPKGISGAPFRFSPGKTRTPCFTVKAVQSDEPTFQVIQPINGDPFIGSLETPITSSPLIAWYLSNLPAYRTAVNPLLRGIEVGLAHGFLLVGPFVKAGPLRNTAVAGQAGSLAAAGLVIILSICLTMYGVASFNEGEPSTAPSLTLTGRKKEPDQLQTAEGWAKFSGGFFFGGISGVIWAYFLLYVLDLPYYFK, encoded by the exons ATGGCTACCACTTCTTCTCCATTGGCAGGTCGGCTGAAGAGCAGTTTTACATCATCTCTTACAGGAAAACTGGTTGTCCCCAAGGGAATTTCCGGAGCCCCATTTAGATTCTCACCCGGCAAGACCCGAACTCCCTGTTTCACTGTCAAAGCTGTTCAATCAGACGAG ccAACATTTCAAGTAATTCAACCCATTAATGGTGACCCATTCATTGGAAGTCTAGAGACACCAATCACATCAAGTCCTTTAATTGCTTGGTACTTGTCCAATCTTCCAGCTTATAGAACAGCAGTGAACCCACTTCTAAGAGGCATAGAAGTTGGTTTAGCCCATGGTTTCCTCTTAGTAGGTCCATTTGTCAAAGCTGGTCCTTTAAGGAACACAGCTGTTGCAGGTCAAGCTGGTTCATTAGCAGCTGCTGGTTTAGTTATAATCCTAAGCATTTGCTTAACCATGTATGGTGTTGCATCATTCAATGAAGGTGAACCTTCCACAGCTCCAAGCTTAACCTTGACTGGGAGAAAGAAGGAGCCTGACCAGTTACAAACAGCTGAAGGATGGGCTAAGTTTAGCGGAGGTTTCTTTTTTGGTGGAATATCTGGTGTTATTTGggcttattttcttctttatgtACTTGACCTTCcttattactttaaataa